The following proteins are encoded in a genomic region of Brachypodium distachyon strain Bd21 chromosome 1, Brachypodium_distachyon_v3.0, whole genome shotgun sequence:
- the LOC100834984 gene encoding tRNA pseudouridine(38/39) synthase isoform X2: MAAGNGETVSLRTEVAALRLRVLELERENQRLAQIASSCSCVSKDNFPSTLVADASLYGCDQEVQNNGKSHESRTSGHDCNVNGEGLDGLSKIQSKRANRAGHQVGVVSHCQKRLVALKIMYFGQRFYGFASEAHTEPTVESEIFKVLERARLLVGSRKESCYSRCGRTDKGVSATGQVISLYLRSNLKDPGGNVLDERSEIDYVKVLNRMLPRDIRVIGWCPVAADFLARFSCLGREYKYLFWKGGLDVPKMQKAASKFIGEHDFRNFCKMDAANVSNYRRHITDFDISAYDERSNNDELWAMNIKGSAFLWHQVRCMVAVLFLIGQGLESPCVVDSLLDITRTPRKPQYTMAPELPLILRSCKFDKVSFMSSSGLKGVRCQCRP, from the exons atggcggcgggTAACGGCGAGACGGTTTCGCTGCGGACGGAGGTCGCCGCGCTCCGGCTGCGCGTACTG GAGTTGGAGAGGGAGAACCAGAGGCTCGCCCAGATTGCCTCGAGCTGTAGCTGCGTCTCCAAG GACAATTTTCCATCCACTCTAGTTGCTGATGCAAGTTTGTATGGCTGTGATCAAGAAGTGCAGAATAATGGAAAATCACATGAAAGTAGAACATCAGGCCATGAT TGCAATGTTAATGGGGAAGGACTTGATGGTTTATCTAAAATTCAAAGCAAGCGTGCTAATAGGGCAG GTCACCAAGTGGGGGTTGTAAGTCACTGCCAAAAGCGATTAGTTGCTTTGAAAATCATGTACTTTGGTCAGAG ATTCTATGGCTTTGCTTCAGAAGCCCACACAGAGCCAACAGTTGAG TCTGAGATATTTAAAGTACTTGAAAGAGCAAGACTACTGGTTGGCAGTAGGAAAGAATCATGCTATTCTAGGTGTGGAAGAACTGACAAAGGTGTTTCTGCTACTGGACAG GTAATTTCCTTATATTTGCGATCGAACTTGAAAGATCCAGGAGGGAATGTATTAGATGAAAGATCTG AGATTGATTATGTGAAAGTATTAAACAGAATGCTTCCACGGGATATACGTGTAATAGGTTGGTGTCCTGTTGCAGCAGACTTTCTTGCAAG ATTCTCCTGCCTGGGCAGGGAATATAAGTACCTGTTTTGGAAGGGGGGCTTGGATGTTCCG AAAATGCAGAAAGCTGCATCTAAATTCATCGGGGAACATGACTTCAGGAATTTCTGTAAGATGGATGCAGCAAATGTGAGTAACTACAGGCGACACATCACAGATTTTGACATTTCTGCCTATGACGAAAG GTCCAACAATGATGAGCTGTGGGCCATGAATATCAAGGGTAGTGCTTTCCTGTGGCACCAAGTTCGCTGCATGGTGGCTGTTCTATTTCTAATAGGTCAAGGCCTGGAATCACCATGC GTAGTCGATTCATTGTTGGATATAACCAGGACTCCCAGAAAACCTCAATATACAATGGCACCAGAACTCCCATTGATTCTTCGATCTTGTAAATTTGATAAAGTCAGTTTCATGTCTTCATCAG GTCTAAAGGGAGTTAGATGTCAATGCAGACCTTAA
- the LOC100832181 gene encoding 40S ribosomal protein S9-2: MVHVNFYRNYGKTFKKPRRPYEKERLDAELKLVGEYGLRCKRELWRVQYALSRIRNAARELLTLDEKSPRRIFEGEALLRRMNRYGLLAEDQNKLDYVLALTVENFLQRRLQTIVFKNGMAKSIHHARVLIRQRHIRVGRQLVNIPSFMVRVDTEKHIDFSLTSPLGGGEPGRVKRKNQKKASGGGGGDGDEEEE, from the exons ATGGTGCACGTTAACTTCTACCGCAACT ATGGTAAGACTTTCAAGAAGCCAAGGCGTCCATATGAGAAGGAACGTCTTGACGCAGAGCTGAAACTGGTGGGTGAGTATGGCCTGAGGTGCAAGCGTGAGTTGTGGCGCGTGCAATATGCTCTCAGCCGCATCCGTAATGCTGCGAGGGAGCTGCTCACCCTTGATGAGAAGAGCCCCCGTCGTATCTTCGAGGGTGAAGCTCTACTGCGCCGCATGAACCGCTATGGTCTCCTTGCTGAGGACCAGAACAAGCTTGATTACGTGCTTGCGCTCACTGTTGAGAACTTCCTTCAGCGTCGCCTCCAGACAATTGTCTTCAAGAATGGCATGGCAAAATCCATCCATCATGCTCGTGTTCTCATCAGGCAACGCCATATCAG AGTTGGAAGGCAGCTTGTCAACATTCCCTCATTCATGGTGAGAGTTGACACTGAGAAGCACATTGATTTCTCTCTCACCAGCCCACTTGGTGGTGGAGAGCCTGGAAGGGTCAAGCGAAAGAACCAGAAGAAGGCTTctggtggtggaggcggtgatggtgatgaggaggaagagtgA
- the LOC100834984 gene encoding tRNA pseudouridine(38/39) synthase isoform X1, whose amino-acid sequence MAAGNGETVSLRTEVAALRLRVLELERENQRLAQIASSCSCVSKDNFPSTLVADASLYGCDQEVQNNGKSHESRTSGHDCNVNGEGLDGLSKIQSKRANRAGHQVGVVSHCQKRLVALKIMYFGQRFYGFASEAHTEPTVESEIFKVLERARLLVGSRKESCYSRCGRTDKGVSATGQVISLYLRSNLKDPGGNVLDERSEIDYVKVLNRMLPRDIRVIGWCPVAADFLARFSCLGREYKYLFWKGGLDVPKMQKAASKFIGEHDFRNFCKMDAANVSNYRRHITDFDISAYDERSNNDELWAMNIKGSAFLWHQVRCMVAVLFLIGQGLESPCVVDSLLDITRTPRKPQYTMAPELPLILRSCKFDKVSFMSSSDASQALIEHLKDEHHQYMLQAAIFHEALSCLPSPDLNPFESHQKKRNHIPLMSRQTEPSYEERIAKLKVRPTVSS is encoded by the exons atggcggcgggTAACGGCGAGACGGTTTCGCTGCGGACGGAGGTCGCCGCGCTCCGGCTGCGCGTACTG GAGTTGGAGAGGGAGAACCAGAGGCTCGCCCAGATTGCCTCGAGCTGTAGCTGCGTCTCCAAG GACAATTTTCCATCCACTCTAGTTGCTGATGCAAGTTTGTATGGCTGTGATCAAGAAGTGCAGAATAATGGAAAATCACATGAAAGTAGAACATCAGGCCATGAT TGCAATGTTAATGGGGAAGGACTTGATGGTTTATCTAAAATTCAAAGCAAGCGTGCTAATAGGGCAG GTCACCAAGTGGGGGTTGTAAGTCACTGCCAAAAGCGATTAGTTGCTTTGAAAATCATGTACTTTGGTCAGAG ATTCTATGGCTTTGCTTCAGAAGCCCACACAGAGCCAACAGTTGAG TCTGAGATATTTAAAGTACTTGAAAGAGCAAGACTACTGGTTGGCAGTAGGAAAGAATCATGCTATTCTAGGTGTGGAAGAACTGACAAAGGTGTTTCTGCTACTGGACAG GTAATTTCCTTATATTTGCGATCGAACTTGAAAGATCCAGGAGGGAATGTATTAGATGAAAGATCTG AGATTGATTATGTGAAAGTATTAAACAGAATGCTTCCACGGGATATACGTGTAATAGGTTGGTGTCCTGTTGCAGCAGACTTTCTTGCAAG ATTCTCCTGCCTGGGCAGGGAATATAAGTACCTGTTTTGGAAGGGGGGCTTGGATGTTCCG AAAATGCAGAAAGCTGCATCTAAATTCATCGGGGAACATGACTTCAGGAATTTCTGTAAGATGGATGCAGCAAATGTGAGTAACTACAGGCGACACATCACAGATTTTGACATTTCTGCCTATGACGAAAG GTCCAACAATGATGAGCTGTGGGCCATGAATATCAAGGGTAGTGCTTTCCTGTGGCACCAAGTTCGCTGCATGGTGGCTGTTCTATTTCTAATAGGTCAAGGCCTGGAATCACCATGC GTAGTCGATTCATTGTTGGATATAACCAGGACTCCCAGAAAACCTCAATATACAATGGCACCAGAACTCCCATTGATTCTTCGATCTTGTAAATTTGATAAAGTCAGTTTCATGTCTTCATCAG ATGCCAGTCAGGCTTTGATTGAACATTTGAAGGATGAACACCATCAGTATATGCTCCAAGCTGCCATATTTCATGAGGCTTTGTCCTGTTTACCTTCTCCAG ACCTTAATCCATTTGAATCTCATCAGAAGAAGAGAAATCATATTCCTCTCATGTCACGGCAAACAGAGC
- the LOC104582362 gene encoding E3 ubiquitin-protein ligase MPSR1 has product MTPELVLAETARRLLDTSGFLLSSSGAGASKEAIDGLVAVETRGEEDEDEEGECAICLAADDQRKKAELPCGHRFHRGCVGKWLRVHGTCPTCRHQLPPMSPAARNDLRYSWFLAVEDLRKKAALLGLG; this is encoded by the coding sequence ATGACGCCGGAGCTGGTACTCGCGGAGACTGCCCGCCGTCTGCTGGACACGAGCGGCTTCCTGCTCTCCTCCTCGGGAGCCGGCGCGTCCAAGGAGGCGATCGACGGCCTCGTCGCTGTCGAAACacgtggagaagaagatgaggatgaggagggGGAGTGCGCGATCTGCCTTGCGGCGGATGATCAGCGGAAGAAGGCGGAGTTGCCGTGCGGGCACCGGTTCCACCGCGGCTGCGTCGGCAAGTGGCTCCGGGTGCACGGCACCTGCCCCACGTGCCGCCACCAGCTGCCGCCGATGAGCCCGGCTGCCCGGAATGATCTCAGGTACAGCTGGTTCTTGGCCGTCGAGGACTTGAGGAAGAAGGCAGCCTTGCTAGGCCTAGGATAA
- the LOC100835293 gene encoding aldose 1-epimerase yields MATSMKTVLLWLVVVWWAGGGGAPADAMRKQGKGTLGYYELRRGEFSMVVTNWGATILSVRLPDKNGRIDDVVLGYKKIGGYVNDTTYFGALVGRVANRIAGGRFTVKNHPYHTYRNDGNNTLHGGHRGFNQVFWSVRERVTGAFPYITFSYTSYDGEQGFPGALDVRVTYKIDGDYSYSVTMYARPVDGDKPTPVNLAQHTYWNLRGHGRGTILDHSVQIYASAVTPVGADLIPTGAVTPVAGTPFDFRSPAAPGARIAEVPGGYDINYVLDGAGLDGQGVRKVATVSEAESGRVMELWGDQPGVQFYTGNFLKGDEGKGGAVYEKHGGMCLETQDFPDAVHNPKFPTEIYRKGQVYKHYMLYKFSLAKN; encoded by the exons ATGGCGACGAGCATGAAGACGGTGCTGCTGtggctggtggtggtgtggtgggcaggaggcggtggcgcgccGGCCGACGCGATGAGGAAGCAGGGGAAGGGGACGCTGGGGTACTACGAGCTGCGCAGGGGCGAGTTCTCCATGGTCGTCACCAACTGGGGCGCCACCATCCTCTCCGTCAGGCTCCCCGACAAGAACG GGCGCATCGACGACGTCGTTCTTGGGTACAAGAAGATCGGAGGCTACGTG AATGACACGACCTACTTCGGGGCGCTGGTGGGTCGCGTGGCGAACCGGATCGCGGGGGGCCGCTTCACGGTGAAGAACCACCCGTACCACACGTACCGCAACGACGGCAACAACACGCTCCACGGCGGCCACCGAGGATTCAACCAGGTGTTCTGGTCCGTCCGGGAGCGTGTCACGGGCGCCTTCCCCTACATCACATTCTCCTACACGAGCTACGACGGCGAGCaagggttcccgggcgcgctggaCGTGCGGGTCACCTACAAGATCGACGGCGACTACTCCTACAGCGTCACCATGTACGCGCGCCCCGTGGACGGCGACAAGCCCACCCCCGTGAACCTGGCCCAGCACACCTACTGGAACCTCCGGGGCCACGGCCGGGGCACCATCCTCGACCACTCCGTCCAGATCTACGCCTCCGCCGTCACCCCCGTGGGCGCCGACCTCATCCCCACGGGCGCCGTCACCCCCGTCGCCGGGACGCCCTTCGACTTCCGCTCCCCGGCCGCGCCCGGCGCGCGCATCGCGGAGGTGCCCGGAGGGTACGACATCAACTACGTGCTGGACGGCGCAGGGCTGGACGGGCAAGGGGTGCGCAAGGTGGCCACGGTGAGCGAGGCGGAGTCCGGGAGGGTGATGGAGCTGTGGGGCGACCAGCCGGGCGTGCAGTTCTACACGGGGAACTTCCTCAAGGGCGACGAGGGGAAGGGTGGCGCCGTGTACGAGAAGCACGGCGGGATGTGCCTGGAGACGCAGGACTTCCCCGACGCCGTGCACAACCCGAAGTTCCCCACCGAGATCTACCGCAAGGGACAGGTGTACAAGCACTACATGCTCTACAAGTTCTCCCTCGCCAAAAACTAG